The Archocentrus centrarchus isolate MPI-CPG fArcCen1 chromosome 24, fArcCen1, whole genome shotgun sequence DNA segment NNNNNNNNNNNNNNNNNNNNNNNNNNNNNNNNNNNNNNNNNNNNNNNNNNNNNNNNNNNNNNNNNNNNNNNNNNNNNNNNNNNNNNNNNNNNNNNNNNNNNNNNNNNNNNNNNNNNNNNNNNNNNNNNNNNNNNNNNNNNNNNNNNNNNNNNNNNNNNNNNNNNNNNNNNNNNNNNNNNNNNNNNNNNNNNNNNNNNNNNNNNNNNNNNNNNNNNNNNNNNNNNNNNNNNNNNNNNNNNNNNNNNNNNNNNNNNNNNNNNNNNNNNNNNNNNNNNNNNNNNNNNNNNNNNNNNNNNNNNNNNNNNNNNNNNNNNNNNNNNNNNNNNNNNNNNNNNNNNNNNNNNNNNNNNNNNNNNNNNNNNNNNNNNNNNNNNNNNNNNNNNNNNNNNNNNNNNNNNNNNNNNNNNNNNNNNNNNNNNNNNNNNNNNNNNNNNNNNNNNNNNNNNNNNNNNNNNNNNNNNNNNNNNNNNNNNNNNNNNNNNNNNNNNNNNNNNNNNNNNNNNNNNNNNNNNNNNNNNNNNNNNNNNNNNNNNNNNNNNNNNNNNNNNNNNNNNNNNNNNNNNNNNNNNNNNNNNNNNNNNNNNNNNNNNNNNNNNNNNNNNNNNNNNNNNNNNNNNNNNNNNNNNNNNNNNNNNNNNNNNNNNNNNNNNNNNNNNNNNNNNNNNNNNNNNNNNNNNNNNNNNNNNNNNNNNNNNNNNNNNNNNNNNNNNNNNNNNNNNNNNNNNNNNNNNNNNNNNNNNNNNNNNNNNNNNNNNNNNNNNNNNNNNNNNNNNNNNNNNNNNNNNNNNNNNNNNNNNNNNNNNNNNNNNNNNNNNNNNNNNNNNNNNNNNNNNNNNNNNNNNNNNNNNNNNNNNNNNNNNNNNNNNNNNNNNNNNNNNNNNNNNNNNNNNNNNNNNNNNNNNNNNNNNNNNNNNNNNNNNNNNNNNNNNNNNNNNNNNNNNNNNNNNNNNNNNNNNNNNNNNNNNNNNNNNNNNNNNNNNNNNNNNNNNNNNNNNNNNNNNNNNNNNNNNNNNNNNNNNNNNNNNNNNNNNNNNNNNNNNNNNNNNNNNNNNNNNNNNNNNNNNNNNNNNNNNNNNNNNNNNNNNNNNNNNNNNNNNNNNNNNNNNNNNNNNNNNNNNNNNNNNNNNNNNNNNNNNNNNNNNNNNNNNNNNNNNNNNNNNNNNNNNNNNNNNNNNNNNNNNNNNNNNNNNNNNNNNNNNNNNNNNNNNNNNNNNNNNNNNNNNNNNNNNNNNNNNNNNNNNNNNNNNNNNNNNNNNNNNNNNNNNNNNNNNNNNNNNNNNNNNNNNNNNNNNNNNNNNNNNNNNNNNNNNNNNNNNNNNNNNNNNNNNNNNNNNNNNNNNNNNNNNNNNNNNNNNNNNNNNNNNNNNNNNNNNNNNNNNNNNNNNNNNNNNNNNNNNNNNNNNNNNNNNNNNNNNNNNNNNNNNNNNNNNNNNNNNNNNNNNNNNNNNNNNNNNNNNNNNNNNNNNNNNNNNNNNNNNNNNNNNNNNNNNNNNNNNNNNNNNNNNNNNNNNNNNNNNNNNNNNNNNNNNNNNNNNNNNNNNNNNNNNNNNNNNNNNNNNNNNNNNNNNNNNNNNNNNNNNNNNNNNNNNNNNNNNNNNNNNNNNNNNNNNNNNNNNNNNNNNNNNTCGTTACACCTGCAGACAGTTCAGAACaagaggaggacaaaagaaggtAGGAGATGCTGTCATTGATCTGTCTGTTATTCACAGTGAGTATTTCCATCATGATGTTTTAGCTGAaactgtcctgttggaacacaaTGAAGCATCATAATAATCATGATTACAGTGATGAAGTTcattttactgttgtttttctctctgtgtctttaaAAGTGACTGAACGTGAGAACAATGATGAAGTCATCTtgaactgctctgtgtggacacATGaaccctgcagacacacagtgcaGTGGCTGTTTGAGGGTAAAGAGAACATGAAGGTGAAAGCAGGTTCCTGCTCTGACACTGTGACATTTACAAGATCTCAACTTAATCAGAAGTCACAGTTTTATGAGTCACTGAAGTGTAAAGTGACACACGATCACACTAACAATGAGCAGCTGTTTCCCTTCAAACTCAAGTCCTCAGGTGAGAAAACAGGTGAGAATGGGGCAGATTTACTAACACGCTGCACCAACACAAACTGGGTTTTAGCATAAAAAAGTACTGTTGGTATTTACAGAGAGCACAGTGACAAGATTGTGTAAGAGGTGGAAACTCAGAGACTTTTGTGACTGACCGCAAAATATAAAGAGGAGAATATTTATATGATAATAAAATGATTTACTGATGTTTGTGATTCACAATGTACTGCTAACTGTGTTAGAAACGTGAGCGCTATTTGGAGATTACTGTCACAGGCTGTTTTTCCCTGTTTAATAAATCTGGTCTAATATGTTCTAATCACGTCACAGTGATTCATGAGTAAACTGATCTGACTGATTTCACTGTTAGATATCACACCACTGTACTTTATCAATACTTATGAAGGTACTTTAGAGTTTTctttcttaattttttaaatttttgctaTTGCACTGCTTTAGGTAAAGatgccaaaacaacaacaacaacatcaccaacaccaccaacaacaacaacaacatcaccaccaacaagaacaacaacatcaccaccaacaacaactacaacaaGTACAGCAGCAACATCTATCACAGAATCACCAACATCAGCATTTACACCAAAGCCCTCAGGTTGTAGTGACACTTTAATTGTAAACTGTGAATGTCAGACTGATATTTGAACACTGGTGGAGAAATTCAGTGACAGCTGTGATAAATTAAAGCTTAAGGACTAAATGTCAGACAGACTCTGGGCTTTGGGTGGAGATTTCACACAGCCCTAGAGACTGACCATCAGGTGGTCACTAGGTAAAACTGTTGTTGGTGAATGGTTGCTGAAGGTTGCTGGTAGAAGCTGGTGTAACTGGTTGTAATGAGGTCTAGACCTCCCTGTGATTTCTTTAGATATCAGCAGGTTGCCACAGTCGGTCATAGATTCTGGATCTTCAACCTCTCTGCAAGCATTTGCTTCTGTCAGCTACGCCTTCCATGTAAACTATGAGTGACCGCTGCAGCATGTTAGTGAGcaaagcaatcacagggagGTTGTTGGTGCAGCTctctctttgtgactgatttcactcagtgacagcaCATTTAGGTCATTTGCAGATTTctgatcatcatttaaaaaacaaacagttttgaAAACTGTAGATAAAAACTCCTCAAACTCACatttaaacctgttttgttctttaatCTAAAGGCTGAACTGACACTTGACTGTGAGTGGAGACATTAATTAGcatatttaacatgattttttttttctgttttcagtttttttatggTTAATTAGCCTTCCTGTGTGTTTAGCAGCACTCTTAATAATTGTTGTGATCATCAAGTGCAAGAAAATTAAAGGTGAGAGCATCCACAGATTAAAGATTATTATGAATCTaacaaatgaaattaattatGAAATTATTCTGTAGATGGGGATCATTAGAAACCAGAAAACCTGGATTTTAATGTGAGattaaaactcttttttttttttaccttttcagGAAATGAAACCCAGCTATGTGGCAACACTGTGAGTTCAGATACTCAAATAATTATGTTATTAGTTCACATAGAAGCTGCACTTGAGCTGTTGCAGCTCCTCCCTGAAACTTTTTGATCAtgttgtcatggtccggggtcagagtgtgttttgtttttgctgaatcttgtctgttctgttctgggtttcttttggttgtggggtttagtttatttctagttccttgtgttctcCCAGTATTTTATgtcaagtgtgtgtttttgttcccccatctctcttcctgttttattttgaaagtcgtccggtccctgtctgttgtgttcagttttgcttcccctggtctccaaggaatcagcgtcacctgtgttcccagctgttcccactcccctcgttatcctcctgtgtatttaagtcctgtgttttcagtgcctgttgttgtcattgtttcctcttgctgtgtggcTCTGTCAGTTTACCCTGTTTTCTGGAGCTCTTGTggagtttatttttgttctgtattCAATGCCACTGGTCCTGTCCTGCCTTTTGTTCGCTCTGAcagccaataaagctgagtttgaCATTTTACTTCTGTCTGGCATATCCTACGTTGGTGTCCTCTTACTGCCTGTAGTTATAACATGTAGTTATTATTAGGTTATATTTGTCGTGTACATTTTACAGATCCTTACATAAAACCTacacagcagctcttctgtttttctgcagggCCTGAACTTTAACCCTGCAGAGACTGAATCTGGACCAGGAACCAATCAGGACACGGTGAGATCACACACTACTCTCAGTACAAAGGTACCTtcaatttatgttttattttaagagaAAAGTGGGAGGagctatgatgatgatgatgatgatgatgatgatggtgaagtAGAATCAAATTATATTAAACAGACTCACAGTAAATCCAGGTATTACTGAGCAGTCCTTCTTCTGTCTTCACTGTGTAGGCTGAAGCTGATGATGATTTTTCCTACGCCTCCATCAACTTCACCAAGAAGATGAAGAATAAAGCCCGAGTaagatttttaatatttatagagATGATGTTATCAGTGAGACCCTGATTATTACAGCTCCTATCAGCTGATGTCTTTAAAAAAGATTTGTAATGTTTTCTTATAGTCccgtggtgatgatgatggtgacacTGTGACCTACAGCACTGTGAAAGCTTCCTCCTCTTCAGGTGGAGCTTCTGCTGCTCCCAGTGACCTCTATTCCACCATCGACTAAAGAAGTTAAAGAAGGAGGACGTTTCTCATGAAAGGCTATAAGCTGTTTCTGCAGATGCTGGATGATTATTTGGATGAATAAGTAAAGTCAAGTGTTACTTTTTTAAGTGTAATATGTAATATAGTCTGTAATATATATGTACAGTATTTACTGCACAGTCATATGGCAGTGTTAAACTGTGTAGTGGTAAATTAACAGCAGTGAGCTGTAAGTTTGAATCAAGACTAATTAGCTACTGCAATAAgtttcattttgaattaataATCTAAATTCTTAATCTCACACATGGCTCTAAATATTGATCTTTAATCTGAAAAAGCTCAGATATTATGATTGAACCTCTTGGCCTAAGTTGATACAGCCTGTGATCAATAAACTCAAACAGCTTTTATAACTGATTAATTCACTTTATctgatattaaataaatattgcttTCTGTTCAATACTTTTGATTGATCctatcatttttattctttcttgtAAACAAATACTCCCACAACACTTCAAGTTTAACCCATACTTTAAAACCTAAAGAGACAGAAAAGGTTTTTGTAgccattttaatgtaaatcaaatattttaaaggaCTCCATAATGATCAGACATCTCACCTCaaatatttgtttggttttttactTATGACTGTTTCTGTTAGAGTTGCACATTTTCACATGttgacagattaaaaaaataacacccCTCCTGCTAAGCTTAAGTTAAGCTGATTATAGGAACTAACACACTTCTAATCTTTCGATCAGCAAATCAGTTATAGGACATTAAATGCAGATAAATATTATTTATCTCAATTTGTTAAAAGTTGAATtcaaaaagcaagaaaagaagggaaaaaaaacaattttgaaCTGGAGTGCATATTTATTCAGTCTTAGTAAAAAACAATAGTTTACTCTGTGtcattaaatatgtttattaaatAGAAATACCTGAAGACATTTTCATCAGTGTTAACTATTGATGTTTGTGATGTTTATCtggcagctctgctgctgctgttctcacaTTCTCACCCAAACACTTCCCCTTCtcataaaaatgtcttcatggGTGCAAAGAGGAACCAGCAGGTCTCAGACCACTAATGCATGTGTCCTCATTGAGCTGTTTCATCATGGACCTCAAGACCACCAAACACTTCGTCTTCTCATCCAAATACTTCCCCTTTCActtccctctttctccctcGCTGGTCTCTGACCTTCTTTCTTGTGCATCTTCaatgatttgatgaaggcccagtttggaTCAGCACATGTTTTAACAGTTTTCTTTATATCTGTGTTCCTTTTCTTTGCCTTCTGCCTTAGGGGGAATGTTTTCTTGCAGGGTCCTGATTAcaccaagtttgtgttccagtgggaGTCAAATAGCAGgtactgctctctgtgtgtgtgagcttcCTCTAAACTTCGATgctgaggcttccatcttcctcagtAAGCACCACTCAGTCCAGGACCAGTAACATCTTCTCTCTGGTATTCTCCTTGGTGAGCTTTATGTATTTATCCATTGAGTTGATGTGgtcagtgaaggcttctacttcttggatTTTGACCCAGGTATCATCCACATATCTGTAGCAGTatctaggtgccatcccttttgAAGCAGCCAAGAGCTTTACTGTTCATgccctccatgtaaaggtttgCTACAGTGGGGGAGCCCATGTCACATCCATGCTTTTGTTTGGAGGAACCATCACTGCATTTGAAATATGTGgtggtaaggcagaggtctAACAGTGTGCAAATGTGATCTGGGGTAAAGCTGGTTCTGGTTTGTAAGAAGGGGTCTCTGTATATTCGTTTTCTGACcatctccactgcctcagttgtgggtatgcaagtgaaaagtgaagttCATATATACACGGTGTAGCTTCTCCAGGGTAAAGGCGATAGTAGATAAGACAGTCAATGCCTTGTTCCCTTTCAAATTGCAATAACAGGCCTGCTGTGTGTTCAGAACGGTGGGAAACTTAAAACCTTATCAGTGTGGTAACCATCTGGTTCTGCTGTTTATCTGCTCATCATTGGAGGCTCAAACCTCcagagctctgctgctgttgttcacACATTCTCACCAAACACTTCCCCTTCAAAACAAATGATGCAATGATGAGCGCACAGACCTCAGACCACTAACACATcttatcagtgtttttatgtAGCTGCTGGAAGTGGTCACTGCAGCAGTCTCATTGTGTTTCATCATGCACATCAAGACTCAAACTCTAGTGGGAAATTTTTCATGTGTGCTGACAGCAGACATGATCATAAACACTGTCTGTGTTCTTCTTGATGCAAACACTTCTCTAAACTAACAGTTTTCACACATTTAACTTCCTCTATTCGACTCAGCTGGAGTCCTCCCTGTAAAAGACTGAAGACAGAAAAGTTTGCAAAATGCATCAAACAAAGTTaaaatcttcaaaaaaaaatcctactccCCTGTACATGCCTCCCCTCCACATCCTATCCAAAAAATTGGATAGGATGTGGAGGGGCAACATCCCAGAAATGGAACTTTTATTTGACTGGGATCAACTTTGGGTTAATATAAGCTTAGTATCTAGAAATCCTGATCACCAACAAATACACTATAACTTCATACATAGGGTATACTTAACACCGAGGAAACTCTATCTTATGAAAGTTATTAATGATCCCATATGTACTTTCTGTTCTTCTGGAGATTTTGGCAGCTTTTTTCACATGTTTTGGGAGTGTACCCCGGTGGCTGAATTTTGGAAGTTCGTCGCCCTTAATTTGTCTAAGATGTTTAGGATGATGGGAGTGTGCAGGCTTATAAGATCAGAGAGGTAGGTAGGTGCTAATCCATGcaacgccttaaaaacaaataataaaaccttaaaatcaattctaaaactgactggtaaCCAGTGTAAGGATGCAAGTATGGGGGATATACTTGCATCCTTACACTGGTTACCAGTCATTCTGATTAGGATCAGAATGCTCTGATCACCTACTAAACAACCTTGAACGATGTGTCGAAGCTGGATTTGACACTAGACATAAGAAAAGCATTCCTGGCAGGACTTCCTGCTGCGAAAAAATTAGTTGCTATGCTTTGGAAACCTCCACACTCACTTTATTTTCGAGCATGGATCATAATATATCTGGATATTGCTTATTTAGAAATGTCAATAGCCAGAATTCACGGAGCCAAAGAATTAGCTATAAAGGTATGGAGCTCGCTTTTAACAACTCTCCATGAACTTCAATTATAATATGTAAAGGGGTACTGAAGTTAGTGGATCCAGGGAGTGGGTAGGTTTTAtctagtttttttaaaaatttttttggtttgggttattttgttttgtttttgttttcttctgcttatctgtaTGTAAATATATTAACATATGTACAGGTATGCTAACTTATGCTTGATATTCTTTTGTATTTGTAATGTATATTTAATTACACTTCATTCCACAGAAggataaaacaaaaatttgatcacaaaaaaaatcttcaaaggTTTTTCACATGTTTAGAATCTAAATGAAGACAGAGGGAGGTTAGAGAGAGTAAAAGATGGGAACTAAATTCATTATGCCAATGACAGAAGAGACAGAAGGAGTGATGTCACTATGAGGAAGAGAGCAGGACGTCAGCGCTGTCTTCATCTTTGAGACGTCTCATTTGTGAATgtgagagcaggaagagagacagagaagcacGATGGCTGAATTCAGATGGATTCAAATGCTTTCATTCCTGATCCTGATGCTTCAGTTTAAAGGTAAGAATACACAACACACTGTAAATGAATAACCTGCCACTAATGTTACATCATTCAGCCTCTGAGACCTGTTTTTCTTGCAACTTCCTGAATTTTGTTGAACTTTGTAAACCAGAAGTGAAACAACTATGAACATTACAGTCATATCCATGTTACACTTTATTTTCCAaatgattttctctttttcacagcagcagaaactggACAAATTTACACACTTGTCAGAGTTGGTGATGAAGTGACTTTGACCTGTCAAAAAAGGACAGATGATCAACTTAACTGTGGCAGGACTGAGTGGTGGTACCAAAGTTTAACATCCACTGACACCTACCAGTTGATTCATAATGGGTTGATTGtagaaaaagacaaatataAATCAGACAGACTGAGAGTTACAGCAGACTGTTCTCTGCTTATAAAGAACATCACAGTTGATGATGCTGGTCGTTACATCTGCAGAAACTGAACATCACAACCAACAACAATATGCAGACTTTCATGTTCATCTGTCTGTCATCAACAGTGAGTATTTACATCATCTTTGCATCAAAATGTCCTGTTAGAACAACAAACTACAATGTTAGAATAATTATGATCAGAGTGATGAAGTTAAttatcttcatgtttgtttttctctctcaaaATGTCTCCATCTGTACAAGTGACTGAACATGAGAACAATGGTGAAGTcaccttgttctgctctgtgttgGATGTTgatacatgtgcacacacagtgcAGTGGATCTATGAGGGTGAAGACAAACCCTCAGACATGAAGATATCAGCACGATCCTGCACTGCCACTGTGACATTTACAATATCTGACCTCAATCAGAGGTCAAAGTTTAATGAGTTATTAAAGTGTAATGTGATGAATCAGGTCACTAAGACAGTGCAGCTGTTTCCTTTCAGCCATCAGTCCTCAGGtggaacaacaggtgagaatattaataacacaataacacaaaatagAAATATCACACCTGTCtttgttgttgtagttgttgtaaagatgtttttcctaAACggacaatttttttaatttgtgtattTGCTCAGGTGAGACTGCACCAACAGATGAAGGTAATCAGAGAGCATGTCTGCTGTCTTTAtgtcttccttttttattttttatgaactTCACACCTGCTTTTGTCGTCCGTTGTGAAGGTAACGGGTTTCTTCTTAATTATTATGTATagtgtttattttctgtgacaAAACCACAATATTTCATCacacaacataaaacactgacatTTGTCAGTTTTGAAATCTTATCATTTTGTTTGTGGAACAAAAACCTGAagccaaaatgtttttattgtcattattattttcagattttccaTATTTGTTAAGATACATCATTGCTTCTGTGGGTTCTCATCTAAAGGTGAGAACATCCACAGATTAAAGCTTATTATGAATGTAACTAACTTTATTTTCCGTTGTCACACAATAAGCACACACTCGGGCTGACCAGTGTGGTTCTGAAATAGCTACAAAatggtaacaataaaatatcaCTCTTAACTGATCAACATCTATTCAGCACGTACCACAGTCATTAGCAACAAATTATCCTATGAACAGTAAGGACAAGTAAGGCAAAATGTGCACAGAATCATCAACAGGAGAAAAATCTCTCATTTGAGGGTCAACACTGCCCTCTACTGGACAAAATAATTCACTCCAGTGCCGCTCTGACATCTGGTTTAACACAGAGGTGCTGTCGGCAGCAACCGGTGTAAACATTACAAGCTAACTTTGTTTGACACATATTAGCTCAGCAAAGCTACATGATAGCGAGCTGTGATTAATTGATAGATGTATTCCTATTGGTCACTCACGCTCCCTCCGTTCCGCAACACATGCTCTGCAGGATTGGCTTTTTAACAGTGTAAAAATGGTAAATTAATATGAACATGTGCATGAATGGAGCTTTTTTATTCTGTAGATGGGGATCATTAGAAAGCAGAAAACCTGGAATTTTATgtgaaattaaaactttttttcaggAAATGAAACCCAGCTGAGTGGCAACACTGTGAGTTCAGACCCTCAAATAATTAAGTTCTTATTTAacaatgtcatttttttgttgtcatgtttaactttattaatccaTACCAGATAGAGCATGTAAAGTGCCATTAGTGGTGATTCCAGTGTATAAGAGAAATgaacaataaaaggaaaaaacaactaaagaaaatataactgtcatggtcctgggccggtggcccagtgttttggtttctaattgtgaagttctgttctatttctagttttggttatagtttagtatttgaatcttagtttctttgttttctgttttggtttctcatgttctggttttccctatactcccgtgtgtgtgtaagtcatgaccctcttgtatttaggttccctttggtttagttctgtgttagtgtctctcctttgtcccaggtctggtttagttggtcatgttctcactccttttgtcagtctgttaagtcagcatgtttttggttaggtcagttcctgttttattttgacagtcttgtgttccttgtgctttgtgtttagttttgcttcccctttgtcattagtctcatttggttcacctgtcatcccctgttgtttccacttgccgtAATTCCctggtgtgtatttaagccctgagtcttcctttgttcattgttgtgtcgtcgtcattgtttcaCCCTAGTGTTcccctcctagctgtgtgttttggtttttggtttctcccaggcttctagtttgttcctgccctggtggagatttagagttttgtattttttttgtatttttgaaataaagtcgtttttagtttacatctgcgtcagtcctgcacttgggtcctttccctccgcacacagcccctcatcgTGACAATAAGATTtaccaccagaaatagaagctgCACTTGAGCTGTTTCAGCTCCTCCCTGAAACTGTTTAATCATGTAGTTATTAGGTTATATTTGTCGTGTACATTTTACAGATCCTTACATAAAACCTacacagcagctcttctgtttttctgcagggCCTGAACTTTAACCCTGCAGAGACTGAATCTGGACCAGGAACCAATCAGGACACGGTGAGATCACACACTACTCTCAGTACAAAAGTACCTtcaatttatgttttattttaatagaaCAGTGGGAGGagctatgatgatgatgatgatgatgatgatgatgatgatgatgattaagatgatgatgatgatgaggtagAATCAACGAATCAAACAGACTCACAGTAAATCCAGGTATTACTGAGCAGTCCTTCTTCTGTCTTCACTGTGTAGGCTGAAGCTGATGATTTTTCCTACGCCTCCATCAACTTCACCAAGAAGATGAAGAATAAAGCCCGAGTaagatttttaatatttatagagATGATGTTATCAGTGAGACCCTGATTATTACAGCTCCTATCAGCTGATGTCTTAAAGATTTGTAATGTTTTCTTATAGTCccgtggtgatgatgatggtgacacTGTGACCTACAGCACTGTGAAAGCTTCCTCCTCTTCAGGTGGAGCTTCTGCTGCTCCCAGTGACCTCTATTCCACCATCGACTACACAAAGAAGTTAAAGAAGGAGGACGTTTCTCATGAAAGGCTATAAGCTGTTTCTGCAGATGCTGGATGATTATTTGGATGAATAAGTAAAGTCAAGTGTTACTTTTTTAAGTGTAATATGTAATATAGTCTGTAATATATATGTACAGTATTTACTGCACAGTCATATGGCAGTGTTAAACTGTGTAGTGGTAAATTAACAGCAGTGAGCTGTAAGTTTGAATCAAGACTAATTAGCTACTGCAATAAgtttcattttgaattaataATCTAAATTCTTAATCTCACACATGGCTCTAAATATTGATCTTTAATCTGAAAAAGCTCAGATATTAGGATTGAACCTCTTGGCCTAAGTTGATACAGCCTGTGATCAATAAACTCAAACAGCTTTTATAACTGATTAATTCACTTTATctgatattaaataaatattgcttTCTGTTCAATACTTTTGATTGATCCTATCATTTTTACTCTTTCTTGTAAACAAATACTCCCACAACACTTCAAGTTTAACCCATACTTTAAAACCTAAAGAGACAGAACTTCTTAAAGGGACACCATTTTTGTATCAAGATCaactaaaacatttttgtcaAGTCAAATTCTTCTAGACGTTTTCTTCCTCAAACTCAGACATGTCAGAGACGTGCGTGTTGAGGTTTGATTGCAGGAAACCTCCTCAGTTTGCTGCTGTTCATACAAGTTTAGCTGCTAACAGAAAATAACACCTCGCCACCAACCACTGACACCCTATCAGATCACATGACATCCCTCCTAGCTGAGGCTCACAGTCAGACACGTGTGTGCTGTGTCTACAGTGCAGAAAAAATTAAAGTATAAACTTGTGCCTTAATTGTTTTCATTGTgaataaaactttttaaaaggtttttatttcACCTCATATATTTTTTTGGTTTAGCATGTGATCTTCCTGCTTCTTCTACTGTGCAGTGTTGATCCAACACCTTCAATATTTCGAGCTCTGCTTACTTTTAACTCTATGATCCTACTTATTAGTTGTTaagattaatgctgtgatatGTTACACGATactgtaattatatttaataCTATCCCTGTCACAGTTATAATTAATGCTGCAGTCTATTGCTACTCCTCTAGGTTTTCTCTATGTCTgctgtgcagcttatttacactcCTTCCTTCACATTCACACAAGATAAGCTGgtaacaaaaacacacttgtAATCTTTCAATCAGCTTATCAGTTATAGGATGTTAAAGGCAGATAAATATTATTTATCTTGATTTGTTTAATCTTGTATACAGAaagcaagagaagaaaaaaaactggagtGCATATTTATTCAGTCTTAGCAAAAAACAGTGGTTTACTCTGTGtcattaaatatgtttattatATATAAATGCCTGAAGTAATTTTTTATGTGTTAAATATTGAtgtt contains these protein-coding regions:
- the LOC115774666 gene encoding bypass of stop codon protein 1-like; the encoded protein is MKVKAGSCSDTVTFTRSQLNQKSQFYESLKCKVTHDHTNNEQLFPFKLKSSGEKTGKDAKTTTTTSPTPPTTTTTSPPTRTTTSPPTTTTTSTAATSITESPTSAFTPKPSGNETQLCGNTGLNFNPAETESGPGTNQDTAEADDDFSYASINFTKKMKNKARSRGDDDGDTVTYSTVKASSSSGGASAAPSDLYSTID